The following proteins come from a genomic window of Alnus glutinosa chromosome 10, dhAlnGlut1.1, whole genome shotgun sequence:
- the LOC133879841 gene encoding uncharacterized protein LOC133879841, with protein sequence MAGLQAPQTMRLKASIQKIGVTLLVDTGSTHNFLSTDLAEKVGLTPEKNTSFTVVVANGEKINSKGQCRKVQVWIQGTLFTLEFYLLPLVGYDVVIGAQWLRTLGPIMWDFSKLLMSFWYKDKWVQLRGIASPKDRMVEAQPILKAIKKQQGGIIIRLFSIQLGVEQDFLTTENSSLRKLLEEYNQIFEEPHGLPPNRVQDHKIPLQHGAGAVNVRPYRYPHYQKNEIEKIVMGLLSNGVIRPSNSPYSSPVLLVKKHDGSWWLCVDYRALNRITIKDKFPIPVVDELLDELHGSLYFSKLDLRSGYHQIRMHEEDVEKTEFRTRHGHFEFLVMPFGLTNAPSTFQSLMNEIFNKVTRKFVLVFFDDILIYSKTWDEHLQHLSIVFKILRANRLYVRRDKCSFAQEEVIYLGHIISRQGVRMDPEKVSAMRDWPIPRNIKAL encoded by the coding sequence ATGGCAGGGCTACAAGCTCCTCAAACTATGCGGCTCAAAGCTAGCATTCAAAAAATAGGGGTCACGCTCTTGGTAGACACAGGGAGCACTCATAATTTTCTCAGCACTGATTTAGCCGAGAAGGTGGGATTAACTCCTGAGAAAAATACCTCATTTACGGTGGTGGTGGCCAACGGGGAGAAGATAAACAGCAAGGGGCAATGTCGCAAGGTGCAGGTATGGATTCAGGGTACCTTATTCACTCTAGAATTCTATTTATTACCTTTGGTGGGATATGATGTTGTCATAGGAGCACAGTGGCTGAGGACACTAGGACCTATTATGTGGGATTTCTCTAAGCTCCTCATGAGCTTCTGGTACAAAGATAAATGGGTGCAGTTGAGGGGTATAGCCTCGCCCAAGGATAGAATGGTAGAAGCCCAACCCATACTAAAGGCTATCAAAAAGCAACAAGGAGGAATCATCATCCGCCTTTTCAGTATACAATTGGGAGTGGAGCAGGACTTCTTAACCACTGAGAACTCAAGCTTGAGGAAACTGTTGGAGGAGTACAACCAGATTTTTGAAGAACCACACGGATTACCACCTAATCGTGTTCAGGACCACAAGATCCCATTGCAGCATGGAGCAGGAGCAGTGAATGTAAGGCCATACAGGTACCCACACTATCAAAAAAAcgaaatagaaaaaatagttaTGGGCTTGTTGAGTAATGGAGTGATTAGGCCGAGCAATAGTCCCTATTCATCCCCGGTTCTATTGGTGAAAAAGCATGATGGATCATGGTGGCTGTGCGTGGATTACCGAGCTCTCAACCGTATTACGATCAAAGACAAATTTCCCATTCCGGTGGTGGATGAATTATTAGACGAGTTGCATGGATCACTATATTTCTCGAAGTTGGACCTCCGTTCTGGGTATCACCAAATCAGAATGCATGAGGAAGATGTGGAGAAGACAGAATTCCGTACTCGTCATGGACACTTTGAATTCTTGGTCATGCCATTTGGCCTTACCAACGCCCCCTCAACATTCCAATCGCTGATGAATGAAATCTTCAACAAGGTTACCCGTAagtttgttcttgttttctttgaCGACATTCTAATTTATAGCAAGACATGGGATGAGCATTTGCAGCACTTATCAAttgtttttaagattttaagggCTAACCGCCTATATGTAAGACGTGACAAGTGTAGCTTTGCGCAAGAAGAGGTTATCTATCTTGGCCACATCATTAGTAGACAAGGAGTGCGAATGGACCCTGAAAAAGTATCAGCTATGCGGGACTGGCCAATTCCAAGAAACATCAAGGCCCTATGA